The Suricata suricatta isolate VVHF042 chromosome 16, meerkat_22Aug2017_6uvM2_HiC, whole genome shotgun sequence genome contains the following window.
TGGACCTCAGAGCTTCTACTAGCTTGGGGTTCTGGCCAGGCCCTTGGAGCGTCTCTCCTGGCAGCCTGTGGGCTTCTGGAAGGCAGGATTGATCCCTCTTGGGTCTCCCAGAGCCCACAGGTGGTCAGTCAGCTTGTGCACAGCAGGGACCCAGGAGAGGAAGACCATGATTCATTCATTGATGATGAGCCTGTGACCTTGCACTGCCCACCCAAACTCCTGCCAACTTCCCTGCCGCGGGGGCACCAGCCATCACAGGCCTCCATGGCCGCCCGCAGGAAAATGCTCTGGGGGCGGCCAGCCTACGCGGGGCCTTGGAGAGCTCGAAGCCAGGAGGACCATGAGACCGCAAGGGGTTTGGAGCCAACCCACCCATGCCCAGAGCCCTTGTGTCCGCTCCCTGAGACTGGGACCGCTCGGACTCATTGCGCCTCCTGCCAGGCGACTGCGAGCAACTGCTGGCTGGCGCCTGGGCACGGGCGGTCAGGGGCGCAGGAACCCTCACTGGGGGGGAGGCCCGGTTCCCCTCACCCCGACCCCCAACGGCCGCGAGTTTCAACTCCCAACGCTCTGGCGTCCGCCCCGGCCCTGGCTACGCGCCAGGCGACTGGATCCTTCACTGCCGCTGGCGGGAGGCCGGACAGCGCGTCCCCAGGGGGCTCCCAAGGCCGCTGATGCTGTCTGACGAGCGAGGAGGGTGGCGGCGGTGCTGCGGGGGCTGCGGTCTGCACGGGCACCACGAAGCGCCGCGTCTCCCGCACTAATTGGCCCTCAGCCGTCTTGGTGGTAATTGCTGCTtcgcggggtgggggcaggcgaggagggaaggaaggggcgcCGCTTCCGGAGCAGGGAGGCAGGCTCAGCCGGAGCTGAGCAGTGGAGAGGGCAGGAGATGCATGTCCGCGCCATTTCTAGGGCTGGCTTTGCACCCGTGCACCTTCATCCTCTTGGCGGCCCTGGCATGCAGTGATAAACCCAGGGAAAAGCATTTAAGTGTCCTGGGGCCTTCACAAAGATCCAATCAGTTCTGCGAACCGCTCCCTGAGGAGTGGAGCTCGGTGGACCCTGACAGGGACTTTAGGAACGACTTTGGGTGCCCTTTGGAGACTTCGTTGCAGCCAGGATGCTGAGGTGAAGACAGAGCAGTAAGgcagccctccctgcctccctggtcCAGCCGGGAGAGGACAGGGTGGGTGAGGCAGGGACTGTGGGAGGCAGGGGGCCAGTCCACTATTCAGGCAGCCCACTGGAATCCCTCCAGGATCCAATTCTGAGAGAAGGTCCTAGGGTTTCCCTGGGAGTCGTTTATGATCCTGGCATCTGCTGTAGTCTGGTGGGGCCCTGACCCAACCCTAGCTCCTCCTCAGCTGTACTCCCTCTGATTTGGGAGATTATAACCTGGGTGACGGggagcaggctctgggcaggTGGCTCTTTGGAGAAGGTTCCTTCCCTAGTGTGAGAGAGTCTGAGGAGAGAACTGAGGGACCCTCAGAAGCAGGCCTGGACTGACCTGCTGTCAGACCTTTGGATCTCCAGGTCAGGGTATCCTGTAGGCACTGGGTTGAATCAAGCCCACCTGATCCCTGCTGAGTTCTGCACAGGTTGCCCAGGACCACTTTCCAGGGGGCTGAGCTCCCAGCCCTCCTCACTCAGGGTCCCATGGAACTGCCTTTTGGTTGACTATGTCTTGGTtagaggaggggggcagggatgtTCCACTGGCTATGGCTCCCAGAGAGTGGCGTTGCCACGTGCCTCTTCTGGGGCCATCCTCTCTCAGGGATTGTTCCAGGTCTGGATGGAAGTGGCAGGGTGAGTGAGACAGGCTTGTATCAAATTCCCACTCTTCCACAactagatcatgaccttgagcaaggccTTTTATGtcttgtgtctcagtttcctcatctataaaataggggtaATAAGATCCATGACAGAGTTGTTGTGAAGATAAATCTTTACTAGAAAGGGGCTTTGTCCCCCTCTTTCAACTATCCCTTTGTTTTTTGGGCTTAGATACTGGAGAACTGGGTTCCCCTCACTCCCCGGGTCTCTGCAATTTCTAGTTGTCTCAGAGCCTCAGGTACCCTGAGAAATAGAGTCTAATCAACATTTTAGTTTTGGACATAAAACCTGTGGGATGTTAGCTACACTATTCTTCATAgcagcgttattcacaatagccaaaaggtggaaataactgaaatgtccatcagcagataagtggataagcaaaatatgttatgtacatacaatggaatattaatgtCTTAAAAAGGCATGAAATTCTAATActtgctataacatggatgaattcAGAAGACATTTTGCTAaaggaaataagccagacacaaaaggacaaatattgtatgactccACTTCTATGAGGTACCTGGgatagtcaaattcatagggtAAAAAGTAGAATAGTGGGACCAGGGTTTGGAAATGAGAGGAAATAGGGAGTTATTTAGTGGATGCAGGGTTTTGATTTGGGATGaggaaaaagttctggagatggatggtggtgatggttacataaCAACATGAATGTACTTGATGCCATTGAACTGTATGTTTAAATATGGCTGGAGtggtaaatattatatatatttcaccaCCAAGAAACCAACAGCAAATTAAattgagccaaaaaaaaaaaaaaaaaacttgtggtACAGGCTGGAGTATGCCCAGGTTGAGTTGCAAGAGAGGCCAGAGTCAGAAGTCTGGATGTAGCACCAAGACCTACACTGATGGACAAGAGAGGATGGAGTATGGATGTCCTAAGGGCCTtctgagataataaataaaaaagccagGTGTTTTTCAATCCAGGCAACTTTGCCACAGCCCCACTTACCTGAATGTAGCACAGCAGGCTGGGCCCAACAAGGTACGGGCAGCAACGCACCCTTCTTCTGATGCCAGAGATGGGCACACCAGTGACTTAGACTCAGCACTCTCAGGAGATTTTGGTCTAGGAGATGGGGGACGAGAGGGGAGCTTCTGGGAAGGTCTCCTTTGCTGATTCTTACCCCTGTGTTTAGATTCCATGAGAACAGTGGGCCATGACTCTGAGGCCAGTGGAGGGGGCGGCAAGGGCCTGCCCACCAGCAGCCATCTGATCCCATACCAAACTCCAAGCCCCATCAAAGGGGGAGCTGGCCTTGTCCTACCAAACTGAGCACCCTTAATGGCATGGCCCCTCACCAACAGGGTGCTGGTTCTCCAGAGCAGCTTggtaattattctttttctcattatgaACTGGTTTAGTAAGAACTTCATGATCTGCCCACAAGATAAGGACCCAGGTGTGAGTCAGGCCCAAACATCAGGAGGGATTCCAGCCAGAGTTACACCAGACTTCAAGGCTCTCACCCATTTAAATGGTGAGTTCTCAGAGCACACAGTCCAGGACTATTTCCTGCCCTCTTGCTCTCAACCTGTCCATGACTACCACCCAGGTCAGAGCTGAAATGGGGACTGGAGGCATCTATCCTTACTCAGGAGCAAGGGGGGGGTCCCCCAGGATTTGCAGCTTCCTGGAGGCTAAACAATGGATACGATGATCCATCCAAACTATGATCTGAAGATATGGGGTCCCCAAACCTCCAAGAGGCCATACCTCTTTTCCTCTCATCATTTCTGGCCAGCCGTTACTGCTCAGTGATTGCAGGATGTACTCAAGCACTTGGACATCTCTAGAAGAGCCAATGGGATCTGATCTCATACACGGCACTACCCAAGAGGAATCCTCTGCTACTCCCACTGGGGCCGGCACCCCTCCTATTCACTTACAAAAGGTAACAGCCAACTGAACTCAATTCCAGGCTGTTGACACCCAGAAGATGGGCCACAGGTGCAACTTGCCCCCTGCTCAGGAGCACCACTCGGTCATCTGGGAGCACCACACCATCCACCACCAGGCTCATGAACCACACAATCTACAAGGCAAGGGGTATTTCCAACCAGCCCTCCCACAAATCCTCCTGGGATCCCTGCAATCTAGGGTGCCCAGCTCAGCCGGTCCCCATCCAGAGACTTCTTTAGCCATAGGCCCTTTGGGAAAAGCTGGGGTCCAGTGATCCCTTAGAGGGCAGGTGTGAGAGAGGACTAGGCTACTTAGATTTGGGATGCTCACCCCCAGGTATCTACATTACGTACTCCTTCACCTCTTAAAAATCTTGTTGAATGTCACCTTCCAAATGAAGCTTTCTTTGTCCCTCCTATTTAAGAGTCCATGCCTTCTAACCTCCTtactctgtttcatttttcactATTCACTTTCATTCTAAAGAGgtatgagttctttatttatAGTGATTACTGCCTCTCTCCATTGGAAGGAACATCAGTCCTACTAGGGAAGGAATCTTGGCCTGAACAGTTCACTGAGTATCCTgagtgcctggcatataggaggtgttcaataaatactcgAATTACAGAACAGGGTCTGCTCACCTCCTGAGGGTCTTTCTGGGAGTTCAGGTAGAAGAATCCCTGTAGGGGAAAGGAGAGGActagaattaaagaaaatctcCCCGCTGTGTTCCTGAGACAGGGTCCCTAGAGCAGCTGGGTATCAGGTCAGGTGGATGTCTTGTAGGTGGTCAGGTGAAGGAGCTAGAAGGAGGTTTTACCTACCATCTTCTTGGATACATGCATCACCTCAGCCCCTGATCATGTCTTCAGTCCGGCTAACAGAGTCTGTGTACTGTTGTAGGTGAAGCCTTCCAGGCGGGTAACTATCTGTGGAGAAGAGGTGTTCAGGTCCACCCTGCCCCTCCTTGCTGAGCCCTAGGGGAGAAGAGATACTCACCTTGGCCACCTTCAATGAGTCAGCAGTGATGAAGGCTCTGAGTGCTGCAGTGTCACTCTGGGAAATGGCCTGATGGAAGAGACTGCAGGCTGGGGGTGACATCatctgcaggggtgggg
Protein-coding sequences here:
- the CES4A gene encoding LOW QUALITY PROTEIN: carboxylesterase 4A (The sequence of the model RefSeq protein was modified relative to this genomic sequence to represent the inferred CDS: inserted 2 bases in 2 codons; deleted 3 bases in 2 codons; substituted 2 bases at 2 genomic stop codons), which produces MQTGQSPFSGQSDPSPLFLGAWHTKEPLVITKYGILQEKQMHMGKTPINVFLGVPFSRPPVDACRFAAPEPPEPWKGIRNATNYASVCLQESWGQITSKYFNTRQYKWLRLGEDSVYLNVYAPVRSRGDAPLPVMMVWFPGGAFLVGXASTYDGSKLAAREKXVRSTRLCIPGFLSTGDSQARGNWALLEQVVALHWVQENIAAFSGDLGYVTLFGQSSGAMXVSGLMMSPPACSLFHQAISQSDTAALRAFITADSLKVAKIVTRLEGFTYNSTQTLLAGLKTXSGAEVMHVSKKMGFFYLNSQKDPQEIVWFMSLVVDGVVLPDDRVVLLSRGQVAPVAHLLGVNSLEEFSWLLPFIMKFLLNQFIMRKRIITKLLWRTSTLLLRLSLPPCSGSGAPSFPPRLPPPREAAITTKTAEGQLVRETRRFVVPVQTAAPAAPPPPSSLVRQHQRPWEPPGDALSGLPPAAVKDPVAWRVARAGADARALGVETRGRWGSG